Proteins encoded by one window of Epinephelus moara isolate mb chromosome 18, YSFRI_EMoa_1.0, whole genome shotgun sequence:
- the LOC126405785 gene encoding neuropeptide B-like, whose translation MDMPAKLVFPIVVISVLVACSPTEAWYKQMAGPSYYSVGRASGLLSGIRRSPYIRRAEPQPSDGEELATNNVFPEFTAQSYILKTMPVCIKDITPNLQSCELFQATKGSFKCKADIFLTLDSADCAAD comes from the exons ATGGACATGCCCGCTAAACTCGTGTTCCCCATCGTGGTGATCTCCGTGCTGGTGGCTTGCAGTCCGACGGAGGCGTGGTACAAGCAGATGGCCGGTCCGAGCTACTACTCAGTGGGCAGGGCGTCCGGCTTGCTGTCCGGAATCCGGAGGTCACCGTACATCAGGAGAGCCGAGCCGCAGCCGTCAGACGGCGAAGAGCTGGCGACTAACAACGTGTTTCCTGAGTTCACTGCGCAGAGTTACATCCTGAAGACGATG CCTGTTTGCATCAAAGACATCACACCAAACCTGCAGAGCTGTGAACTCTTCCAGGCAACGAAGGGTTCATTTAAGTGCAAAGCGGACATCTTCCTCACTCTGGACTCCGCAGACTGTGCAGCAGACTGA
- the LOC126405779 gene encoding B-cell receptor CD22-like encodes MHVEPRNLMWTLMPLFLAGALCSQWKVVYQQQHICAVRGSSVVILCSFYYADELRGKRFMWGIVKSHLLSGRFISGRNLGKFSSRFQYIGDKRHNCSLKIHQVEHNDAGKYAFTFITNSKESKWPGPSGSTLKVVDLNILVTKPDGNRRTKEGDSVNLTCINSCDGGNLSSAFTWFKNGELINEGPVLYLSNMSTATSGSYTCSLEAHTGTASGVVNIDVEYGPKNTSVSARPLTEVCAGSNITLVCSSHANPPVKIYTWFKRNNDDIMDVEHKPVFLPGAGGQYFCSATNKHGSQNSSVVTVTIKPCWIRFTRDALIIAAFALLLIGTTVIAIKRLHKKRTWTPNTDCEEEDTEDADYVNWLNCDSQSQEGNQREGQTTEVVYTAVYFNKKRKSNMEQQMDDPNDVIYITVCRNQPPNPSYVEPP; translated from the exons ATGCACGTTGAACCCAGGAACTTGATGTGGACATTGATGCCACTTTTTCTGGCTG GTGCTCTTTGCAGTCAGTGGAAAGTGGTGTATCAGCAGCAGCATATCTGTGCAGTGAGAGGCTCGTCTGTTGTCATTCTTTGTTCATTTTACTATGCTGACGAGCTGAGAGGGAAGAGATTCATGTGGGGTATTGTAAAGTCTCATCTTCTCAGTGGTCGCTTCATTTCTGGCAGGAACCTGGGAAAATTCAGCTCAAGATTTCAGTATATTGGTGACAAACGTCACAATTGTTCTTTAAAGATACACCAAGTGGAGCATAATGATGCAGGAAAATATGCTTTCACATTTATAACAAACTCCAAAGAAAGCAAATGGCCTGGTCCATCTGGCTCAACATTAAAGGTTGTTG ATTTGAACATTTTGGTGACTAAGCCTGATGGGAACAGAAGAACAAAGGAAGGCGACTCTGTGAATCTGACCTGCATAAACAGCTGCGATGGTGGTAACCTTTCGTCTGCTTTCACCTGGTTTAAGAATGGAGAACTCATAAATGAAGGACCTGTACTTTATTTAAGCAACATGTCCACTGCTACCTCCGGAAGCTACACTTGTTCTCTAGAAGCACACACAGGAACAGCTTCAGGAGTCGTAAATATTGATGTTGAAT ATGGCCCTAAGAACACTTCAGTGTCTGCTAGACCATTGACGGAGGTGTGCGCTGGCAGTAACATCACCCTCGTCTGCAGCAGCCATGCAAACCCTCCAGTGAAGATCTATACTTGgtttaaaagaaataatgatGATATAATGGATGTCGAACACAAGCCTGTGTTCCTCCCTGGTGCTGGTGGTCAGTATTTCTGCAGTGCCACCAACAAACATGGAAGTCAAAACTCCTCTGTTGTGACTGTGACGATCAAAC CATGTTGGATAAGATTTACCAGAGATGCACTTATCATTGCTGCTTTTGCTCTGCTTCTGATTGGGACCACTGTTATCGCCATCAAAAG ACTCCACAAAAAAAGGACATGGACACCAAATACAGACTGTGAGGAGGAAGACACTGAG GATGCAGACTACGTCAACTGGCTCAACTGTGACAGTCAGTCACAAGAGGGAAATCAGCGTGagggacaaacaacagaagtcGTCTATACAGCTGTATACTTcaacaagaaaagaaagtcaAACAT GGAGCAGCAGATGGACGACCCTAATGATGTCATTTACATCACAGTGTGCAG GAACCAACCGCCAAACCCTTCATATGTTGAGCCTCcctaa